The sequence CAACGGGTGACGGCATTGTTGCGTCATTGGCTGTATTGGCGGCGATGGCACAGCATAAATTATCATTAAATGAATTAGCGAGTGCGGTTAAATTATTCCCACAAGTGTTAATCAATGTACGTTTTGCAGGTGGGGATAATCCACTTGAAAGTGACGCTGTAAAATCTGTTGCCGCAGACGTTGAAAAACGTTTAGAAGGCAAAGGTCGTATTTTATTGCGTAAATCGGGTACGGAACCACTTATTCGAGTTATGGTGGAATGCCAAGACGCTACACTTGCACAACAATGTGCAGAAGAAATTGCAGAAGCAGTTAAATCTCATTAATTTTTTAACCGCACTTTATTTAGTGCGGTTTATTTTTATCAAATACTTAGGAAAGCAAATGAATATTTTTATTATGCGTCATGGCGAGGCTGAAGTAATGGCTAATAGTGATAAAGCTCGTCGCTTAACTGCTTATGGTATTAAACAAGCTTTTTCTCAAGGAGAATGGTTAAAACAGCATTTAAGTACACTATTAATTAATTCACTAGATCGTATTTTAGTTAGCCCTTATGTTAGAGCTCAAGAAACCTTTCATCAAGTTAATCAAGCTTTTGATTTGGAGTTAGAAAATAAACTTGAAACTTGGGAGGGAATAACCCCTTATGGCCATGCGCATTCAGTCATTGATTATTTAGAAGTGCTGAAACATGATGGGGTTAAATCTGTGTTGATTATTTCTCATTTACCTTTAGTGGGAGAAATCGTTGCTGAACTGTATGGAAAACGAAATCCAATACCATTTTATCCTGCAACGATTGCTCAATTATTATGGGATGGTAATAAATCAGAAATATTGATACATCAAGCATCTAGAGAAATTCATAAAATTGATTAAATCTAAAACATATATTCATATACATTTCTTTACAAAAAATAAAGTTTTTCTATGGAACTTTTTTTAAAATATATTTAATATCAATATGTTAATGCTCTTTTTGCACTTGTTTATTTATCAGAAATGTAAATTTTTGTATTAGCTATTTTCTTTTAATAAAATTTCCGTAAACTACGCCACATCAAAGCAATAGGGCTTTGCCGTAATCAAGATTTATTCTATGGAGAAAATTATGAAAAAATTAACACTAGCATTAGTTTTAGGTTCAGCTTTAGCGGTAACTGGTTGTTTCGATAAAGAAGAAGCTGCACAAAAAGTTGACGCAGCTAAACAAGCTTCAACTGAAGTGAAAAACACTGCAGTAGAGAAAGCCGCTGAAGTTAAAGATGCAGCAATGGCACAAGTTGAACAAGTAAAAGATGCTGCTACTTCTAAAATGACTGAAGTTAAAGATGCAATTTCTGAAAAAGCAACTCAAGCAGCTGATGCAGTAAAAGAAGCTGCAAAATAATGCTTTAATCAATTTAAATGATAAAATCCCTGTTAAAGAAATTTAATAGGGATTTTTTATTTAGGAAAACAAAATATGTTATGTGCAATTTATAAAAGTAAAAAGAAACCGGGAAGCTATCTGTATATTGCGAAAAGAGACGATTTTTCTCAAGTGCCAGAAGTGTTACTGAGCCACTTTGGAAAACCAGAATTAGTCATGATGTTTAATTTACTTGGGAATAAGCCGCTACATAATGTAGATAGTAATGAGGTATTGGAAAAAATTAAACAACAAGGATTTTATTTGCAAATACCAAAACAAGATGATGGTTTATTTAATAGCTTGAGTGAGATCAAATAAATTGTTTATTTTTGATACGAAAAAGAGAAAATTTGCGTTATCTCAAATTTTTAAAGGAAAAATTCTTTTAAAATCCACCGCACTTTTTAAAGGAGAGAAAAATGAGTAGCTTTTTTGTTGCGGGGACAGATACGAATGTGGGAAAAACCACGGCAACCCGCGCGATTATTCAAGCCTTGCAAAAACAAGGTGTGCAAGTGGTTGGCTATAAACCCATTGCTTGTTGCGGTGAGGAAAGTATTTACCCTGCGATGCAAGAAGAAAATACATCAGATTATGATAATTTATCAAATTCAGATGTATTAACATTAATGGATTCTACCAAAGAAAATGTGTCCTACAAGGATATTAATAGTTATACATTTAGCCATAGCGCACCGATGCTGACACAAGATAGGACGCGTATTAAGTTAGATAAAATTAATCATGATTTAACTCGATTAAATCAAAATTATCAGTCTGTGGTGGTTGAGGGCTCGTTTGGTTTAATGACTCCAATGGCGGAAGGAAAAAGTTTTGCTGATTGGGTTGCTCAACGAAAAATGCCTGTGGTTCTTGTGGTTGGTATTAAAGATGGTTGTGTGAATCACGCGTTGTTAACTGTGCAAGCGATTCAACAGCTAGGCGTTCCGTTATTGGGCTGGATAGCTAACCGTGTTAATCCATTATTGAGCCATTATGCAGAAATTGTTGATTTGCTTGTTGAGCATATTGATGCGCCGCTTTTAGGTAAAATTCCTTATTTGCATAAACCAGAAGAGCAAGAATTGGGACATTATTTGACGGATATTGATCGATTAATGTATATGCAAACAGAGTTAGTCAAATAATAAAGTGCGGTTAAAGTTTTTTATATTTAGATAAGGGCGTAAATAACGCCCTTATTTTGTGGAAGAAAGTTTAAATTATTGAGGTCTTACACCTAACATATGACAAATTGCATAAGTTAATTCACTACGATTTAGCGTATAGAAATGGAAGTCATTCACTCCTTCACGAGATAAAATTTTCACCATATCCATCGCAACACTTGCAGCTACAAGATTACGAGTAGTTTGATCATCGTCTAATCCTTCATAAGCGTTAACAAGCCATGCAGGAATTTTTACATTAGTGAAAGAAGCCATTTTTTGTAATTGCTTAAAGTTAGTTACAGGTAAAATGCCCGGCACGATTTCAGTATCAATACCAATTGATGCACAACGATCACGGAAGCGAAGGTAGTTTTCAATATCAAAGAAAAATTGAGTGATAACATGATTTGCACCCGCATCAATTTTACGTTTCAAATTGATTAAATCTGCTTGTGCTGATTTTGCTTCTGGATGAACTTCTGGATAAGCTGCTACAGAAATATCAAAATCAGCGACAGAACGGAGTAATTCCACCAGATCTGACGCATAAAATGGTTTTTTAGCATATCCTTTGGGTTCGTCACCGCGTAACGCAACGATGCGACGAATACCACTGTCCCAGTAATCTTTAGCAATTTGTTTTAATTCTTCAGGAGTAGCATCAATACCAGTTAAATGCGGAGCAGCCTCTAAGCCAGTTTCTTGTTTGATTGCTTTTACAATACTATGAGTGCGGTCACGCTCGCCAGAGTTTGCGCCGTAAGTAACAGAAACGAATTTAGGTTTTAACACTTTTAAACGATGAATTGAATCCCATAAAAGCGTTTCCATTTTTTCATTTTTTGGTGGGAAAAATTCAAAAGAAACATTAATTTTTTTATTGAAGTCAGCGATGTGCTGATTAAGCGTGTCAATTTCTTTAGCGTAGCTCATAAAAATTCCTATAGCTAGTATGATGATATTTGAGTTAACAATAAAATAACTTTATGTATGAGTCAATTTTAATAAATTCATTAAAAACATTAATTTAGTTAATGTAAATAGGTTTCAGCAAAAATACTAAAATATTGCATAAAAAATTAGCATTAATGAAATAAATATGTATAATACTCCGACCCTGTAAATGTGCGAATTCCCATCGTACATTATTTTATCGAGATCTCACTCGAAGGGGTGGCGATTAAGATCAATGGTTGTGTTCATAAGAACACTGGGTATCAAACTAATTTTTGGTAATTAATTAATGAAAACTTTTGTAGCAAAACCAGAAACGGTTAAACGCGACTGGTACGTAGTAGATGCGACAGGTAAAACTTTAGGTCGTTTAGCGACTGAATTAGCACGTCGTCTTCGTGGTAAACACAAGGCTGAGTACACTCCACACGTAGATACTGGTGATTACATCATCGTTATCAACGCAGACAAAGTGGCAGTAACTGGTCGTAAAGAAACAGATAAACTTTACTACTGGCACACTGGCTATGTAGGTGGTATTAAACAAGCGACTTTCAAAGAAATGATCGCTCGCCGTCCTGAAGCAGTGATTGAAATTGCGGTTAAAGGTATGTTGCCAAAAGGTCCATTAGGCCGTGCAATGTTCCGTAAATTAAAAGTGTACGCAGGTGCTGAACACCAACACGCTGCACAACAACCACAAGTATTAGATATTTAATCACGAGGTTTAGAAAATGGCAGAGAATCAAAACTACGGCACAGGTCGCCGCAAAAGCTCTTCAGCTCGTGTATTTATCAAACCGGGCAGTGGTAAAATCACTATCAACCAACGTGAATTAGACGTTTACTTCGGCCGTGAAACTGCGCGCATGGTAGTACGTCAACCATTAGAATTGGTTGAGTTAACTGATAAATTAGACCTATACATCACTGTTAAAGGTGGTGGTATTTCTGGTCAAGCGGGTGCAATCCGTCACGGTATCACTCGTGCATTGATGGAATACGATGAAACATTACGCCCAGCACTTCGTGCAGCTGGTTTCGTTACTCGTGACGCACGTCGCGTTGAACGTAAAAAAGTGGGTTTACACAAAGCACGTCGTCGTCCACAATACTCAAAACGTTAATTTTTATTTTCGTTTCGAAAAAGAAAAGCAGAGAGAAATCTCTGCTTTTTTGTTATCTAACTTATTGATTATAAAACAATAAAAAAGAATTATTTGGCAAATGACTTACGCTTTGTGGTAGAATACACACCCCTTGTAAAATATAGAATATTTTTGGATCTTCGGAGGAATAAATGTCCAGCGCATCAAGTAAACGTTCAGTAATGACTCTTTTTTCAAATAAAGATGATATTTACTGTCATCAGGTAAAAATTGTTTTAGCTGAAAAAGGTGTACTTTATGAGAACGAAGAAGTTGATTTGCA comes from Haemophilus haemolyticus and encodes:
- the sixA gene encoding phosphohistidine phosphatase SixA; this translates as MNIFIMRHGEAEVMANSDKARRLTAYGIKQAFSQGEWLKQHLSTLLINSLDRILVSPYVRAQETFHQVNQAFDLELENKLETWEGITPYGHAHSVIDYLEVLKHDGVKSVLIISHLPLVGEIVAELYGKRNPIPFYPATIAQLLWDGNKSEILIHQASREIHKID
- a CDS encoding YcgL domain-containing protein gives rise to the protein MLCAIYKSKKKPGSYLYIAKRDDFSQVPEVLLSHFGKPELVMMFNLLGNKPLHNVDSNEVLEKIKQQGFYLQIPKQDDGLFNSLSEIK
- the bioD gene encoding dethiobiotin synthase; this translates as MSSFFVAGTDTNVGKTTATRAIIQALQKQGVQVVGYKPIACCGEESIYPAMQEENTSDYDNLSNSDVLTLMDSTKENVSYKDINSYTFSHSAPMLTQDRTRIKLDKINHDLTRLNQNYQSVVVEGSFGLMTPMAEGKSFADWVAQRKMPVVLVVGIKDGCVNHALLTVQAIQQLGVPLLGWIANRVNPLLSHYAEIVDLLVEHIDAPLLGKIPYLHKPEEQELGHYLTDIDRLMYMQTELVK
- the metF gene encoding methylenetetrahydrofolate reductase, with the protein product MSYAKEIDTLNQHIADFNKKINVSFEFFPPKNEKMETLLWDSIHRLKVLKPKFVSVTYGANSGERDRTHSIVKAIKQETGLEAAPHLTGIDATPEELKQIAKDYWDSGIRRIVALRGDEPKGYAKKPFYASDLVELLRSVADFDISVAAYPEVHPEAKSAQADLINLKRKIDAGANHVITQFFFDIENYLRFRDRCASIGIDTEIVPGILPVTNFKQLQKMASFTNVKIPAWLVNAYEGLDDDQTTRNLVAASVAMDMVKILSREGVNDFHFYTLNRSELTYAICHMLGVRPQ
- the rplM gene encoding 50S ribosomal protein L13, which produces MKTFVAKPETVKRDWYVVDATGKTLGRLATELARRLRGKHKAEYTPHVDTGDYIIVINADKVAVTGRKETDKLYYWHTGYVGGIKQATFKEMIARRPEAVIEIAVKGMLPKGPLGRAMFRKLKVYAGAEHQHAAQQPQVLDI
- the rpsI gene encoding 30S ribosomal protein S9: MAENQNYGTGRRKSSSARVFIKPGSGKITINQRELDVYFGRETARMVVRQPLELVELTDKLDLYITVKGGGISGQAGAIRHGITRALMEYDETLRPALRAAGFVTRDARRVERKKVGLHKARRRPQYSKR